The Clostridium sp. AWRP genome has a window encoding:
- a CDS encoding radical SAM protein, whose product MKIKSTLEKATKQVIVNKIVDYLDKNPQENVNKIFTAIKMLTKDKSALSQIEFVENYYNRDKYKHEYIQDILKNTDTKCLKKFFTNFFANANWYAGPERQKYMDEEDTKIPFVMLLSPSMRCPLHCKGCYASSFSKKDDIAPEEVDRIIGEARDLGIYYIIILGGEPFFNDYLLDIYEKYDDVMFTPFTSGLLINEKIAERLKKCGNVIPMLSVEGFENDTDARRGKGTYQKVLRAMDMLHERGILFGVSSAVTRTNINTVLSDEFTDMLIEKGSKMSWYFLFMPVNGENEDFNMMLTAEQRDYLGKRCREIRANKPYFTIDFFNDAPYVGGCIAGKYYFHVNSKEDVEPCIFSHFSTVNLKGRHLIDAFRNPFFKKLRSIQPYNRNMLRPCMMIDNTNIIIDVCKEVGAKPDDSGAKKILHDNEFHKRITKSSEEFAPYAEKTWEDFFKQKGNDNFARG is encoded by the coding sequence ATGAAGATAAAAAGCACTTTGGAAAAAGCTACTAAACAAGTTATTGTGAATAAAATTGTTGATTATCTTGACAAAAATCCACAAGAAAATGTAAATAAGATATTTACAGCTATAAAAATGTTAACAAAAGATAAATCCGCATTATCTCAGATCGAGTTTGTTGAAAATTACTATAATAGAGATAAGTACAAGCATGAATATATCCAGGATATTTTAAAAAATACGGATACTAAGTGTTTAAAAAAGTTTTTTACTAATTTTTTTGCAAATGCAAATTGGTATGCTGGTCCTGAAAGACAAAAATATATGGATGAAGAGGATACTAAAATACCTTTTGTTATGCTTTTAAGTCCATCTATGAGATGTCCACTTCACTGTAAAGGGTGTTATGCTTCTAGTTTTAGTAAAAAGGATGATATTGCGCCAGAGGAAGTTGATAGAATTATAGGGGAGGCAAGAGATCTTGGAATTTACTATATCATTATTTTAGGTGGTGAGCCTTTTTTCAATGATTATCTTCTAGATATATATGAAAAGTATGATGATGTAATGTTTACACCGTTTACCAGTGGACTTTTAATTAATGAAAAAATTGCGGAAAGACTTAAGAAATGTGGTAATGTAATACCTATGCTTTCAGTTGAGGGATTTGAAAATGATACTGATGCTCGTAGAGGAAAGGGAACATACCAGAAAGTTTTAAGAGCTATGGACATGCTCCATGAAAGGGGAATATTGTTTGGAGTATCTTCAGCGGTTACGAGAACTAATATAAATACAGTACTTAGTGATGAATTTACCGATATGTTAATTGAAAAGGGTTCAAAAATGAGCTGGTACTTTTTGTTCATGCCAGTTAATGGTGAGAATGAAGATTTTAATATGATGCTTACGGCAGAACAGAGAGACTATCTTGGAAAAAGATGCAGGGAAATAAGAGCTAACAAGCCATATTTTACTATAGATTTTTTTAATGATGCTCCATATGTAGGTGGATGTATAGCAGGAAAATATTATTTCCATGTTAATTCAAAAGAAGATGTTGAGCCGTGTATATTCTCTCACTTTTCAACAGTTAACTTAAAGGGAAGGCATTTAATTGATGCTTTCAGGAATCCTTTTTTCAAAAAATTAAGATCAATACAACCTTATAATAGGAATATGTTAAGACCGTGTATGATGATAGATAATACGAATATTATAATTGATGTATGCAAAGAAGTTGGAGCAAAACCTGATGACTCCGGGGCAAAAAAAATACTTCATGACAATGAATTTCATAAAAGAATAACAAAATCATCAGAAGAGTTTGCGCCATATGCGGAAAAGACATGGGAAGATTTTTTTAAACAAAAAGGCAATGATAATTTTGCAAGAGGATAG
- a CDS encoding LysR family transcriptional regulator has translation MDILQLKYFLVTAKYEHMTKAARYLHIAQPALSQSIKHLEEGLGVSLFERKNRRIHLNDCGKLLQSELLPIINTLDSLPERLKQTNKYAACTIHLNILAASALITQSIISFKKLYPEVIFRLLQDPQKTDFDLCISCNASDKIPKDSILLLKEKIFLAVPNISKYASMKSVSLKQIKQDGFISFSGARPLRIICDNYCKLEGFKPKIIFESDNQECIKNLIDSNFGIAFWPEYSFGKLTAKNAVMIPINEPKCRRNIYAIQNHHSINNKYVTKFLDYLIKFMFDIQNTNSKTIK, from the coding sequence ATGGATATTCTTCAATTAAAATATTTTCTTGTTACTGCTAAATATGAACACATGACTAAAGCTGCTCGCTATTTGCATATTGCGCAGCCAGCACTGTCCCAATCTATTAAACACTTAGAAGAAGGTCTTGGTGTGTCACTTTTTGAGCGAAAAAATAGGAGAATCCATCTAAATGATTGCGGCAAATTGCTGCAATCTGAATTACTACCTATTATAAATACATTAGACTCACTTCCCGAACGGTTAAAACAAACTAATAAGTATGCTGCATGTACTATACATCTAAATATTTTAGCTGCATCAGCTCTAATTACACAATCTATCATTTCTTTCAAAAAGCTATATCCAGAAGTAATTTTTCGTCTATTACAGGATCCACAGAAAACAGATTTTGATCTATGCATTTCATGTAATGCCTCTGACAAAATCCCCAAAGACAGCATTTTACTGCTTAAAGAAAAAATATTCTTAGCTGTTCCTAATATCAGCAAATATGCTTCCATGAAATCTGTTTCTTTAAAGCAAATAAAGCAGGATGGTTTTATCAGTTTTTCTGGAGCAAGGCCCCTTCGAATTATATGCGATAATTATTGTAAGCTTGAAGGATTTAAGCCTAAAATTATCTTCGAAAGTGATAATCAGGAATGTATTAAGAATCTAATAGACTCTAATTTTGGTATAGCTTTTTGGCCTGAATATTCTTTTGGAAAATTAACTGCAAAAAATGCAGTAATGATTCCTATCAATGAACCAAAATGCAGACGTAATATTTATGCTATACAAAATCATCATTCAATAAACAATAAATATGTAACCAAATTCTTAGATTATTTAATTAAATTTATGTTCGATATTCAAAATACTAATTCTAAAACTATAAAATAA
- a CDS encoding LysR family transcriptional regulator yields MQIIQWNYDEISCNTLTYDEKRDVFVDINKYALFVKAAEIGNLTRAATQLSYTQTAASHMISSLEDELGVKLLYRGRNGVSVTEEGEQILSLAKEIVINDERIHQIISQEGVYRGNVRIGVITSVAVQWMPKIIRKFRKEYPLVELQINDAINYEWIKDWFSKDEIDCAFTAENGMTNCNDIPLISDPYYVIMSKHHPLCRYEKITKELLAGETFVIPSEGTNYSIGRILRQAKGRLLEHTRFLSDQSTIALVRSECGISILPELVLNSYSCEGLVRRKLEPKVSRTICLCLPNRKYISPSTKAFVAFVQKWAQKR; encoded by the coding sequence TACATTAACTTATGATGAAAAGAGGGATGTGTTTGTGGATATAAATAAATATGCACTTTTTGTAAAAGCAGCTGAAATTGGAAATTTGACAAGAGCTGCTACGCAATTAAGCTATACCCAGACTGCGGCCAGCCATATGATTTCTTCTTTAGAAGATGAGCTAGGAGTTAAACTTCTGTATCGTGGAAGAAATGGAGTTTCTGTAACAGAAGAAGGGGAACAGATTTTAAGCTTGGCAAAGGAAATTGTGATAAATGATGAGAGGATACATCAAATTATTAGCCAGGAAGGAGTATACAGAGGAAATGTGCGAATTGGAGTTATTACTAGTGTGGCGGTGCAGTGGATGCCTAAAATAATTAGAAAATTTCGCAAAGAATATCCGCTGGTAGAGCTTCAGATAAATGATGCCATTAATTATGAATGGATTAAAGATTGGTTTTCCAAGGATGAAATTGATTGTGCTTTTACTGCAGAAAATGGAATGACTAATTGTAATGATATTCCACTAATATCTGATCCTTATTATGTAATCATGTCTAAGCACCATCCCCTTTGTAGATATGAAAAAATTACAAAGGAACTACTGGCAGGGGAAACTTTTGTTATTCCAAGTGAAGGAACTAATTATTCTATCGGAAGAATTTTGCGGCAAGCAAAGGGCAGGTTACTAGAACATACTAGATTTTTAAGCGATCAATCAACTATTGCGTTGGTTCGAAGTGAATGTGGTATCAGTATTTTACCGGAACTGGTATTAAATTCTTATTCATGTGAGGGACTAGTTAGGAGAAAATTGGAGCCTAAGGTTAGTAGAACCATTTGCCTTTGTCTCCCGAATAGAAAATATATAAGTCCTAGTACAAAGGCTTTTGTGGCATTTGTACAAAAGTGGGCACAGAAGAGATAG
- the asnB gene encoding asparagine synthase B — MCTIMCYTGTDMKHEKFAEALQRTESRGPDMTEILTLPSGILGFQRLSIMDLSFSGMQPFTRKTDAAICNGEIYGFRKIKEELIKKGHKFISDSDCEILLPMYYEYGLDMFSKLDAEFATIIYDGKKDRYIAARDPIGIRPLFYGYSSSGKIMFASEAKNLVGLTYKIMSFPPGHYYADGKFTCYCDIAATESDYCKDDLETICSNIHDKLVAGVEKRMDADAPVGFLLSGGLDSSLVCAIAQKMNPEKPIKTFAIGMTEDAIDLKYAKEVADYIHSDHTVVYMTKEEVIESLDEVIKILGTYDITTIRASMGMYLICKKIHEISDVRVLLTGEISDELFGYKYTDFAPNAEEFQKESQKRIRELYMYDVLRADRCISSNSLEARVPFGDLDFVKYVMSIDPEKKLNKYNMGKYLLRHSFEGDYLPHDILYREKAAFSDAVGHSMVDYLKEYAETYYSDEEFEKLCKKYEYYVKPFTKESLLYREIFEKYYPGQADMIVDFWMPNKEWEGCNVNDPSARALSNYGASGK; from the coding sequence ATGTGTACAATTATGTGCTATACAGGAACGGATATGAAACATGAAAAATTTGCAGAGGCATTGCAGAGAACTGAGTCCAGAGGACCGGATATGACGGAAATTCTTACTTTGCCATCTGGTATTTTGGGTTTTCAAAGACTTTCTATTATGGATTTAAGTTTTAGTGGAATGCAGCCATTCACAAGGAAAACAGATGCAGCTATCTGTAATGGTGAAATTTATGGCTTTCGTAAAATTAAAGAAGAACTAATAAAAAAAGGACATAAGTTTATTTCTGACAGTGATTGTGAAATATTACTTCCTATGTACTATGAATATGGGCTGGATATGTTTTCAAAATTAGATGCAGAATTTGCAACTATTATATATGATGGAAAAAAGGACAGATATATTGCAGCACGAGATCCAATTGGAATTCGTCCTTTATTTTATGGCTATTCTTCATCAGGTAAGATCATGTTTGCAAGTGAAGCTAAAAACTTGGTTGGTCTTACATATAAAATTATGTCATTTCCACCAGGACATTACTATGCTGATGGTAAATTTACGTGCTATTGTGATATAGCAGCAACAGAAAGTGATTACTGCAAGGATGACTTAGAAACTATTTGCAGCAATATTCATGATAAATTGGTAGCTGGTGTAGAAAAACGTATGGATGCTGATGCTCCTGTAGGATTCTTGTTAAGTGGTGGTTTAGATAGTTCACTCGTATGTGCAATTGCTCAAAAAATGAATCCTGAAAAACCAATTAAAACATTTGCTATAGGTATGACTGAAGATGCAATTGATTTAAAATATGCAAAGGAAGTTGCAGATTACATTCATAGTGATCATACTGTTGTTTATATGACAAAAGAAGAAGTAATTGAATCACTTGACGAGGTTATTAAAATTCTTGGAACATACGATATTACTACAATAAGAGCAAGTATGGGAATGTATTTGATTTGCAAGAAAATACATGAGATTTCTGATGTAAGAGTGCTTCTCACTGGTGAAATTTCTGATGAATTATTTGGCTATAAATATACTGATTTTGCTCCAAATGCAGAAGAATTTCAAAAGGAATCACAAAAGAGAATTCGTGAACTTTATATGTACGATGTACTTCGTGCAGACCGCTGTATTAGTTCAAATTCTTTAGAAGCAAGAGTACCATTTGGCGATTTAGATTTTGTAAAATATGTTATGTCCATTGATCCGGAAAAGAAATTAAACAAATATAACATGGGTAAGTACCTTTTGAGACATTCATTTGAGGGTGATTACTTGCCACATGATATTTTATATCGTGAAAAAGCAGCATTTAGTGATGCTGTAGGGCATTCTATGGTAGATTATTTAAAGGAATATGCAGAAACATATTATTCTGATGAAGAATTTGAAAAGCTGTGTAAAAAATATGAATACTATGTTAAACCATTTACAAAGGAATCATTGCTGTACAGAGAAATTTTTGAAAAATATTATCCAGGACAAGCAGATATGATAGTAGACTTTTGGATGCCAAACAAAGAATGGGAAGGTTGTAACGTAAACGACCCTAGTGCTAGGGCATTGTCAAATTATGGTGCTAGCGGTAAATAA